In a single window of the Atlantibacter hermannii genome:
- the lctD_1 gene encoding L-lactate dehydrogenase has product MKGDIAILADSGIRSGLDVVRMIALGADTVLLGRAYLYALATHGQAGVANLLNLIEKEMRVAMTLTGAKSIKEISRESLVPDPEFTSVLASLPASSASVSKQVDAA; this is encoded by the coding sequence GTGAAAGGCGATATCGCCATTCTCGCCGACAGCGGCATTCGCAGCGGGCTGGACGTGGTGCGCATGATTGCCCTGGGGGCGGATACCGTACTGTTAGGCCGCGCCTACCTTTATGCGCTGGCAACACACGGCCAGGCGGGTGTGGCTAACCTGTTGAACTTAATTGAGAAAGAGATGCGGGTGGCGATGACGCTGACCGGCGCGAAATCGATTAAAGAAATCAGCCGTGAGTCGCTGGTGCCGGACCCGGAATTTACGTCCGTACTGGCGTCGTTGCCTGCGTCCAGCGCCAGCGTGTCGAAGCAGGTGGATGCGGCCTAA